A section of the Carassius carassius chromosome 17, fCarCar2.1, whole genome shotgun sequence genome encodes:
- the tns2b gene encoding tensin-2 isoform X2 encodes MGCVFSKQRWVKERNPQPLAPPKTRDLTEDAEILSLTELGKMGSHSFKERNFKKKHHCVVCSQALDSHGMYCRECKTAVHKKCEEKVSVPCEVISDPPPFQNQMTIPPRRDKMESVMEKLMGSHYDFDLTYITERIISVLYLSDLEEQCYSSNLKEVVAMLKSKHQDKFLLINLSEKRHDICKLNPKVEEFGWPDLHAPSLDKICAVCKTMENWFNSDPQNVVVLHCKGNKGKTGVIVAAYLHYSKISAGADQALSTVAMSKFCEDKISSSLQPSQNRYIYYFAGLLSGAIKMNSSPLFLHKIHIPALLNNQSAGGYSPFLKIYQSLQLVYSSGKYDIQSPNRKILCVNIEPALLLKGDILVKCYHRLSDVCKRECVFRVQFHTCSVHGSQLAFGKGELDHACTDDRFPADATVELLFSSGPQRRGGEVQGNDPGISVDYGTADPIVRWDSYENFNLHHEDSVEDICHTRGPLDGSLYAQVKKRRAPGSSPSGCPTSIQTSTHSPSHSSSTPPIHLSIQPLSLCKDTICSSAPPKSLSPPLREKREKDEDRERHRETAILDDGDCSPVRPDRPVQSGYARPYSHTHSFCDPDLTSLHALAQTPHPKHHTLPCSRTAPLPVRDLCVSQPDILWERGRCLHHPCPETIRHMYSYPTQETHLYSPLSHSQSSRSQTLPVQTRAFYSGEACPVVHYSALPQSHAHIPPTLTPNQSLVSSPYRELRYSTTPPTSCSCRDCSHLREDVALHSLRCRELEAHPWSREAEFGIRREGPMHWRDGRVGSHWEGVQEAEYWRCKLAMSPVSSSYGHCHTVPKQDQPVYVSDAQPEHITPLSPYPSPQSSGYHSPHPPCPCSPQPFRESPGYASISHSPNSSSIAITPSPKRANHNNASAEERQHGINDGRINVLDADKSHNEALSPHRRSLEVGEPMNSKALEGETFPGSLITVVSAVIGAEENMKKTPITDSTSNTTLIINPPSSKVVESVQVQTHNPRPLNTRIPESEQDKVEHPSSCYTSTSTSTSPQLPLCSSERSSASEFPSFNINAERQSMTTLTDCNEESSNSDLTASSPDPDGYITPTFPIASYSYPLLTVPHVPYTGYTEITIPASLPQPPLPEKQRSSPLHNVSDCTGTSSIKSAGKPSTSSAQFHVSFSTNTNELPPASKCKVTPSSGMEEPENRLSSKFVQDSSKYWYKPGISRDQAIAVLKDKEPGCFLIRDSNSFQGAYGLALKVSTPPAHASNHGETGNPQEQLVRHFLIESGPKGVKIKGCQNETYFGSLAALVYQHSITPVSLPCVLRILDRDFVGELQELQSGTNTSTAADLLKQGAACNVLYLNSVETESLTGPQAVSKATKCTLTQDPRPSPTVVHFKVSTQGITLTDNQRRLFFRRHYPIHSVTFSSVDPLDQRMFGFVARRSGGLGNVCHLFAELDPEQPASAIVNFINKVMLGPQQLRK; translated from the exons ttgggGAAGATGGGTTCACACTCCTTTAAAGAGAGGAACTTCAAGAAGAAACACCACTGTGTTGTCTGCAGTCAAGCTCTCGACAGCCATGGCATGTATTGCAGag AGTGTAAAACTGCAGTTCATAAGAAATGCGAGGAAAAG GTCTCTGTCCCTTGTGAAGTTATCTCAGATCCA CCCCCATTTCAAAACCAGATGACCATTCCTCCCAG GAGAGACAAAATGGAGAGCGTTATGGAGAAATTGATGGGCAGTCATTATGACTTCGACCTGACCTACATAACTGAGCGTATCATCTCTGTCCTCTACCTGTCTGACCTGGAAGAACAGTGTTACAGCTCTAACCTTAAGGAAGTGGTGGCCATGCTGAAATCTAAACATCAAGACAAGTTCTTG CTCATAAATTTGTCAGAGAAACGCCATGACATCTGCAAACTAAATCCAAAG GTTGAGGAGTTTGGATGGCCTGATCTACATGCCCCGTCCCTTGATAAAATATGTGCTGTGTGCAAAACCATGGAGAACTGGTTTAACTCTGACCCCCAGAATGTGGTTGTACTGCACTGCAAG GGCAACAAAGGAAAAACAGGGGTGATTGTGGCAGCTTACTTGCATTATAGCAAGATATCAGCTgg GGCAGATCAGGCTCTCTCGACAGTTgctatgagcaaattttgtgagGATAAAATCTCTTCCTCTCTCCAGCCATCTCAGAACAG atatatatattattttgccgGTCTTCTCTCGGGTGCAATAAAAATGAACAGCTCCCCTCTGTTCCTGCATAAAATTCATATTCCAGCTTTGCTCAACAACCAGTCAGCAGGAG GTTACTCTCCCTTTTTGAAGATCTATCAGTCATTGCAGCTGGTCTATTCTTCAGGCAAATA tgatATTCAGAGCCCTAACAGGAAGATTCTGTGTGTGAATATTGAACCAGCTTTACTGCTGAAGGGAGACATCCTG GTGAAGTGTTATCACCGTCTCTCAGATGTGTGTAAAAGAGAGTGTGTGTTCAGAGTCCAGTTTCACACCTGTAGTGTTCATGGGTCTCAGCTTGCTTTTGGCAAAGGAGAACTTGACCATGCTTGCACAG ATGACCGTTTCCCTGCGGATGCTACAGTGGAGTTGCTGTTTTCTTCTGGCCCGCAAAGAAGAG gtGGAGAGGTACAGGGAAATGACCCAGGTATATCTGTGGATTACGGCACTGCAGATCCTATTGTGCGTTGGGACTCATATGAAAACTTTAACCTTCACCATGAGGATAGTGTTGAGG ATATCTGTCACACACGTGGGCCTTTGGACGGTAGTCTGTATGCTCAAGTGAAGAAGCGTCGAGCACCAGGCTCCAGTCCCAGCGGATGCCCGACTTCCATCCAAACCTCCACACATTCACCCAGTCATTCCTCCTCTACTCCTCCCATTCATCTCTCCATCCAGCCTCTCTCGCTCTGCAAAGACACAATTTGCTCCTCAGCACCACCCAAATCCCTCTCTCCACCCttaagagaaaaaagagagaaggaTGAAGACAGGGAAAGACACAGAGAAACCGCAATTCTTGACGATGGCGACTGCTCTCCCGTGAGACCGGATCGGCCCGTTCAGTCTGGTTATGCTCGCCCGTATTCCCATACTCATTCATTCTGTGATCCAGACCTGACCAGCCTGCATGCACTTGCACAAACACCCCATCCCAAACACCACACACTTCCCTGCAGCCGCACTGCCCCACTGCCAGTCCGAGACTTGTGTGTATCCCAGCCTGATATTTTATGGGAGAGAGGGCGATGTCTGCACCATCCCTGCCCAGAAACAATCAGGCACATGTACTCATATCCCACTCAAGAAACCCACCTTTATTCGCCACTTTCCCACTCACAGTCCTCCCGTTCCCAGACACTTCCTGTACAGACACGTGCGTTCTACTCTGGGGAAGCATGTCCTGTGGTTCATTACTCCGCCCTCCCTCAAAGCCATGCCCACATCCCGCCTACCCTAACCCCTAATCAGTCACTGGTCTCCAGTCCATACCGAGAATTACGTTACAGCACGACTCCACCAACATCGTGCTCCTGCAGGGACTGTTCTCACTTACGAGAGGACGTTGCCCTCCATTCTTTACGATGTAGAGAATTAGAAGCTCATCCTTGGTCTAGAGAGGCAGAGTTTGGGATTAGGAGGGAGGGACCTATGCACTGGAGGGATGGAAGGGTGGGGTCTCATTGGGAGGGAGTTCAAGAGGCGGAATACTGGCGATGCAAACTAGCAATGTCACCAGTATCTTCATCATACGGACATTGCCACACTGTCCCAAAACAAGACCAACCTGTATATGTTTCAGATGCTCAACCTGAACATATTACACCACTCAGTCCATATCCCAGTCCCCAGAGCAGTGGCTACCACAGCCCTCATCCACCCTGTCCTTGCTCTCCACAACCATTCAGAGAGAGTCCTGGATATGCCTCCATCAGTCATTCCCCAAACTCCTCCTCCATTGCTATAACTCCATCTCCTAAACGAGCTAATCACAACAATGCTTCAGCTGAAGAGAGACAGCATGGCATTAACG aTGGACGTATTAATGTTTTAGATGCTGATAAAAGTCACAACGAGGCCCTTTCTCCTCACAG GAGATCACTGGAGGTGGGAGAACCAATGAACAGCAAAGCTCTAGAAGGTGAAACTTTCCCTGGGTCTCTGATCACTGTTGTCTCGGCTGTCATTGGAGCAGAGGAAAATATGAAGAAAACACCCATCACAGATTCTACATCTAACACCACCCTCATTATTAACCCACCGTCATCCAAAGTTGTGGAGTCAGTGCAGGTACAAACCCACAACCCAAGACCTCTCAACACCAGAATTCCAGAATCAGAACAGGATAAAGTGGAGCACCCCAGCTCATGCTACACCTCTACTTCAACCTCAACAAGTCCTCAACTACCTCTTTGTTCTTCAGAGAGAAGCTCTGCCTCTGAATTCCCTTCATTTAACATAAATGCTGAAAGGCAAAGCATGACAACCTTAACTGACTGTAATGAGGAAAGCAGCAACAGTGACCTGACAGCATCGTCCCCTGACCCTGACGGCTACATCACACCAACATTTCCTATAGCATCATACAGCTACCCTCTTCTGACGGTGCCTCATGTACCTTATACAGGCTACACTGAGATCACCATCCCAGCTTCCCTACCCCAACCTCCTCTCCCTGAAAAACAACGCTCATCCCCCCTTCACAATGTGTCTGATTGTACTGGCACTTCCTCAATAAAATCAGCTGGAAAGCCTTCTACTTCCTCTGCCCAGTTCCATGTGTCCTTCTCCACTAATACGAATGAATTGCCTCCTGCATCTAAATGCAAAGTAACCCCCTCTAGTGGCATGGAGGAGCCAGAGAACCGCCTCAGCTCTAAGTTTGTCCAGGATAGCTCCAAGTACTGGTACAAACCTGGCATCTCCAGAGACCAGG CCATTGCAGTATTAAAAGATAAGGAGCCTGGCTGCTTCCTCATTAGGGATAGTAATTCATTCCAAGGCGCATATGGATTGGCCCTGAAAGTCAGCACACCTCCAGCCCACGCTAGTAACCATGGAGAGACGGGCAACCCACAGGAGCAGCTTGTTAGGCACTTCCTGATTGAGAGTGGTCCTAAAGGAGTGAAGATCAAAGGCTGTCAAAATGAAACATATTTTG GCTCCCTCGCTGCTTTGGTCTATCAACACTCCATTACTCCTGTGTCTCTTCCTTGTGTTCTACGTATCCTAGATAGAG aTTTTGTAGGAGAACTGCAAGAGTTGCAAAGTGGAACTAATACCAGCACAGCTGCAGACCTATTAAAACAGGGGGCAG CTTGTAATGTTCTCTACCTAAACTCAGTGGAAACAGAGTCTTTGACTGGCCCACAAGCCGTCTCCAAAGCAACCAAGTGCACTTTGACCCAGGACCCTCGTCCTTCACCAACAGTCGTCCACTTCAAAGTGTCCACACAGGGCATCACCCTCACTGATAACCAGCGCAG actgTTTTTCAGGCGACATTACCCTATTCATAGTGTGACTTTCAGCAGTGTGGATCCACTGGATCAAAG GATGTTTGGATTTGTTGCACGGCGCAGCGGTGGTTTGGGAAACGTGTGTCACCTGTTTGCAGAGCTGGACCCAGAGCAGCCAGCCTCGGCCATTGTGAACTTCATCAATAAAGTCATGCTGGGACCTCAACAGCTGCGAAAATGA
- the tns2b gene encoding tensin-2 isoform X1: MGCVFSKQRWVKERNPQPLAPPKTRDLTEDAEILSLTELGKMGSHSFKERNFKKKHHCVVCSQALDSHGMYCRECKTAVHKKCEEKVSVPCEVISDPPPFQNQMTIPPRRDKMESVMEKLMGSHYDFDLTYITERIISVLYLSDLEEQCYSSNLKEVVAMLKSKHQDKFLLINLSEKRHDICKLNPKVEEFGWPDLHAPSLDKICAVCKTMENWFNSDPQNVVVLHCKGNKGKTGVIVAAYLHYSKISAGADQALSTVAMSKFCEDKISSSLQPSQNRYIYYFAGLLSGAIKMNSSPLFLHKIHIPALLNNQSAGGYSPFLKIYQSLQLVYSSGKYDIQSPNRKILCVNIEPALLLKGDILVKCYHRLSDVCKRECVFRVQFHTCSVHGSQLAFGKGELDHACTDDRFPADATVELLFSSGPQRRGGEVQGNDPGISVDYGTADPIVRWDSYENFNLHHEDSVEDICHTRGPLDGSLYAQVKKRRAPGSSPSGCPTSIQTSTHSPSHSSSTPPIHLSIQPLSLCKDTICSSAPPKSLSPPLREKREKDEDRERHRETAILDDGDCSPVRPDRPVQSGYARPYSHTHSFCDPDLTSLHALAQTPHPKHHTLPCSRTAPLPVRDLCVSQPDILWERGRCLHHPCPETIRHMYSYPTQETHLYSPLSHSQSSRSQTLPVQTRAFYSGEACPVVHYSALPQSHAHIPPTLTPNQSLVSSPYRELRYSTTPPTSCSCRDCSHLREDVALHSLRCRELEAHPWSREAEFGIRREGPMHWRDGRVGSHWEGVQEAEYWRCKLAMSPVSSSYGHCHTVPKQDQPVYVSDAQPEHITPLSPYPSPQSSGYHSPHPPCPCSPQPFRESPGYASISHSPNSSSIAITPSPKRANHNNASAEERQHGINDGRINVLDADKSHNEALSPHRRSLEVGEPMNSKALEGETFPGSLITVVSAVIGAEENMKKTPITDSTSNTTLIINPPSSKVVESVQVQTHNPRPLNTRIPESEQDKVEHPSSCYTSTSTSTSPQLPLCSSERSSASEFPSFNINAERQSMTTLTDCNEESSNSDLTASSPDPDGYITPTFPIASYSYPLLTVPHVPYTGYTEITIPASLPQPPLPEKQRSSPLHNVSDCTGTSSIKSAGKPSTSSAQFHVSFSTNTNELPPASKCKVTPSSGMEEPENRLSSKFVQDSSKYWYKPGISRDQAIAVLKDKEPGCFLIRDSNSFQGAYGLALKVSTPPAHASNHGETGNPQEQLVRHFLIESGPKGVKIKGCQNETYFGSLAALVYQHSITPVSLPCVLRILDRDFVGELQELQSGTNTSTAADLLKQGAACNVLYLNSVETESLTGPQAVSKATKCTLTQDPRPSPTVVHFKVSTQGITLTDNQRRLFFRRHYPIHSVTFSSVDPLDQRWIDADNTSCKMFGFVARRSGGLGNVCHLFAELDPEQPASAIVNFINKVMLGPQQLRK; encoded by the exons ttgggGAAGATGGGTTCACACTCCTTTAAAGAGAGGAACTTCAAGAAGAAACACCACTGTGTTGTCTGCAGTCAAGCTCTCGACAGCCATGGCATGTATTGCAGag AGTGTAAAACTGCAGTTCATAAGAAATGCGAGGAAAAG GTCTCTGTCCCTTGTGAAGTTATCTCAGATCCA CCCCCATTTCAAAACCAGATGACCATTCCTCCCAG GAGAGACAAAATGGAGAGCGTTATGGAGAAATTGATGGGCAGTCATTATGACTTCGACCTGACCTACATAACTGAGCGTATCATCTCTGTCCTCTACCTGTCTGACCTGGAAGAACAGTGTTACAGCTCTAACCTTAAGGAAGTGGTGGCCATGCTGAAATCTAAACATCAAGACAAGTTCTTG CTCATAAATTTGTCAGAGAAACGCCATGACATCTGCAAACTAAATCCAAAG GTTGAGGAGTTTGGATGGCCTGATCTACATGCCCCGTCCCTTGATAAAATATGTGCTGTGTGCAAAACCATGGAGAACTGGTTTAACTCTGACCCCCAGAATGTGGTTGTACTGCACTGCAAG GGCAACAAAGGAAAAACAGGGGTGATTGTGGCAGCTTACTTGCATTATAGCAAGATATCAGCTgg GGCAGATCAGGCTCTCTCGACAGTTgctatgagcaaattttgtgagGATAAAATCTCTTCCTCTCTCCAGCCATCTCAGAACAG atatatatattattttgccgGTCTTCTCTCGGGTGCAATAAAAATGAACAGCTCCCCTCTGTTCCTGCATAAAATTCATATTCCAGCTTTGCTCAACAACCAGTCAGCAGGAG GTTACTCTCCCTTTTTGAAGATCTATCAGTCATTGCAGCTGGTCTATTCTTCAGGCAAATA tgatATTCAGAGCCCTAACAGGAAGATTCTGTGTGTGAATATTGAACCAGCTTTACTGCTGAAGGGAGACATCCTG GTGAAGTGTTATCACCGTCTCTCAGATGTGTGTAAAAGAGAGTGTGTGTTCAGAGTCCAGTTTCACACCTGTAGTGTTCATGGGTCTCAGCTTGCTTTTGGCAAAGGAGAACTTGACCATGCTTGCACAG ATGACCGTTTCCCTGCGGATGCTACAGTGGAGTTGCTGTTTTCTTCTGGCCCGCAAAGAAGAG gtGGAGAGGTACAGGGAAATGACCCAGGTATATCTGTGGATTACGGCACTGCAGATCCTATTGTGCGTTGGGACTCATATGAAAACTTTAACCTTCACCATGAGGATAGTGTTGAGG ATATCTGTCACACACGTGGGCCTTTGGACGGTAGTCTGTATGCTCAAGTGAAGAAGCGTCGAGCACCAGGCTCCAGTCCCAGCGGATGCCCGACTTCCATCCAAACCTCCACACATTCACCCAGTCATTCCTCCTCTACTCCTCCCATTCATCTCTCCATCCAGCCTCTCTCGCTCTGCAAAGACACAATTTGCTCCTCAGCACCACCCAAATCCCTCTCTCCACCCttaagagaaaaaagagagaaggaTGAAGACAGGGAAAGACACAGAGAAACCGCAATTCTTGACGATGGCGACTGCTCTCCCGTGAGACCGGATCGGCCCGTTCAGTCTGGTTATGCTCGCCCGTATTCCCATACTCATTCATTCTGTGATCCAGACCTGACCAGCCTGCATGCACTTGCACAAACACCCCATCCCAAACACCACACACTTCCCTGCAGCCGCACTGCCCCACTGCCAGTCCGAGACTTGTGTGTATCCCAGCCTGATATTTTATGGGAGAGAGGGCGATGTCTGCACCATCCCTGCCCAGAAACAATCAGGCACATGTACTCATATCCCACTCAAGAAACCCACCTTTATTCGCCACTTTCCCACTCACAGTCCTCCCGTTCCCAGACACTTCCTGTACAGACACGTGCGTTCTACTCTGGGGAAGCATGTCCTGTGGTTCATTACTCCGCCCTCCCTCAAAGCCATGCCCACATCCCGCCTACCCTAACCCCTAATCAGTCACTGGTCTCCAGTCCATACCGAGAATTACGTTACAGCACGACTCCACCAACATCGTGCTCCTGCAGGGACTGTTCTCACTTACGAGAGGACGTTGCCCTCCATTCTTTACGATGTAGAGAATTAGAAGCTCATCCTTGGTCTAGAGAGGCAGAGTTTGGGATTAGGAGGGAGGGACCTATGCACTGGAGGGATGGAAGGGTGGGGTCTCATTGGGAGGGAGTTCAAGAGGCGGAATACTGGCGATGCAAACTAGCAATGTCACCAGTATCTTCATCATACGGACATTGCCACACTGTCCCAAAACAAGACCAACCTGTATATGTTTCAGATGCTCAACCTGAACATATTACACCACTCAGTCCATATCCCAGTCCCCAGAGCAGTGGCTACCACAGCCCTCATCCACCCTGTCCTTGCTCTCCACAACCATTCAGAGAGAGTCCTGGATATGCCTCCATCAGTCATTCCCCAAACTCCTCCTCCATTGCTATAACTCCATCTCCTAAACGAGCTAATCACAACAATGCTTCAGCTGAAGAGAGACAGCATGGCATTAACG aTGGACGTATTAATGTTTTAGATGCTGATAAAAGTCACAACGAGGCCCTTTCTCCTCACAG GAGATCACTGGAGGTGGGAGAACCAATGAACAGCAAAGCTCTAGAAGGTGAAACTTTCCCTGGGTCTCTGATCACTGTTGTCTCGGCTGTCATTGGAGCAGAGGAAAATATGAAGAAAACACCCATCACAGATTCTACATCTAACACCACCCTCATTATTAACCCACCGTCATCCAAAGTTGTGGAGTCAGTGCAGGTACAAACCCACAACCCAAGACCTCTCAACACCAGAATTCCAGAATCAGAACAGGATAAAGTGGAGCACCCCAGCTCATGCTACACCTCTACTTCAACCTCAACAAGTCCTCAACTACCTCTTTGTTCTTCAGAGAGAAGCTCTGCCTCTGAATTCCCTTCATTTAACATAAATGCTGAAAGGCAAAGCATGACAACCTTAACTGACTGTAATGAGGAAAGCAGCAACAGTGACCTGACAGCATCGTCCCCTGACCCTGACGGCTACATCACACCAACATTTCCTATAGCATCATACAGCTACCCTCTTCTGACGGTGCCTCATGTACCTTATACAGGCTACACTGAGATCACCATCCCAGCTTCCCTACCCCAACCTCCTCTCCCTGAAAAACAACGCTCATCCCCCCTTCACAATGTGTCTGATTGTACTGGCACTTCCTCAATAAAATCAGCTGGAAAGCCTTCTACTTCCTCTGCCCAGTTCCATGTGTCCTTCTCCACTAATACGAATGAATTGCCTCCTGCATCTAAATGCAAAGTAACCCCCTCTAGTGGCATGGAGGAGCCAGAGAACCGCCTCAGCTCTAAGTTTGTCCAGGATAGCTCCAAGTACTGGTACAAACCTGGCATCTCCAGAGACCAGG CCATTGCAGTATTAAAAGATAAGGAGCCTGGCTGCTTCCTCATTAGGGATAGTAATTCATTCCAAGGCGCATATGGATTGGCCCTGAAAGTCAGCACACCTCCAGCCCACGCTAGTAACCATGGAGAGACGGGCAACCCACAGGAGCAGCTTGTTAGGCACTTCCTGATTGAGAGTGGTCCTAAAGGAGTGAAGATCAAAGGCTGTCAAAATGAAACATATTTTG GCTCCCTCGCTGCTTTGGTCTATCAACACTCCATTACTCCTGTGTCTCTTCCTTGTGTTCTACGTATCCTAGATAGAG aTTTTGTAGGAGAACTGCAAGAGTTGCAAAGTGGAACTAATACCAGCACAGCTGCAGACCTATTAAAACAGGGGGCAG CTTGTAATGTTCTCTACCTAAACTCAGTGGAAACAGAGTCTTTGACTGGCCCACAAGCCGTCTCCAAAGCAACCAAGTGCACTTTGACCCAGGACCCTCGTCCTTCACCAACAGTCGTCCACTTCAAAGTGTCCACACAGGGCATCACCCTCACTGATAACCAGCGCAG actgTTTTTCAGGCGACATTACCCTATTCATAGTGTGACTTTCAGCAGTGTGGATCCACTGGATCAAAG gtgGATTGATGCTGATAACACTTCCTGCAA GATGTTTGGATTTGTTGCACGGCGCAGCGGTGGTTTGGGAAACGTGTGTCACCTGTTTGCAGAGCTGGACCCAGAGCAGCCAGCCTCGGCCATTGTGAACTTCATCAATAAAGTCATGCTGGGACCTCAACAGCTGCGAAAATGA